The Mangifera indica cultivar Alphonso chromosome 12, CATAS_Mindica_2.1, whole genome shotgun sequence DNA window AGATAAACATTGAGAAGAGACCTAACTTATTAAGTACATCAGTTCACAAAGTATAAGGATGACTAACACTAACACTGATTTCATGGATACATGGATGCTTATAGATGTCAGAAATGGCGTTATTTCAAGTTGAATTTAGCAATATGAGaccacaaaaattaaaaaaaaatcctgaGTTAGCATCTAATTAAGCAGTTAGTTAGCAGTAAAATGCTTTTAGGGAATGCAGAAGAGGACTTTGGTTTCAGAGTAttgtaattatgaaaataataggGAAATAGGTTCATGCAAACAACATATATGCAGATATCAGGATAAACATAAAGAAATACTATTAACCTGTTAAGTCCATCCTTTTCTACCAAGTTCACCAGCAGGCCCAATATAGCAACAAGAAAATCCAACTCTTGATCAGTCATAGGTCTATCATCCTGATGAGCAAACTCATAACTAGTCCTGAAATGAGACAGAGATGAGCTGAATGAGGGGAAGTGGCTGGCAATCAACAAAGACATAGTCTCCAAACCTCCACAGTCAGCAATTTGCTTGCAGCCAACAGGGTTGTCATTTGTTAAATTCATGAGAGCCTGCACAGAAGTTAATACTaagcaaattaattaaatcaacaaTGTAGAAGATAGATGCACTAATAGGTACATAAAAGAATTTAGTAATGCAAAATTCTATAAGTTGGAATTACCTTGACTGCTGTAAGAAGGCAATCAGCTAAAAGTGTGGAATTCTCTATATCATCAACATGTGAACATGAGCTCTCTTGGGAAAAATTATTTCCCCAATTACTTAATGGTTGGTGATTTAGCCCATTACTTGATTGAAGCTGGTGATTCTCCCCATTTCGTGATTCTTGCTGGTTCATCAACATTTGATATTGACACCCATCTTGAAGATCTCTGCACATTTCCCCACTCTTTTTAGTTTGAGGTTTTTTATGTTTCCTGGATAGTAAGTCCCACTTTGTGGGCTCAAATTCATCAGCATCAAATGCAAAAGGATCTTCACTGTCCTCATAAAATCCACACTTGTCATCTTTTCTATTATTAGGTTTCCCCGCAGGACCAAATTTTGTCCTTGAACCATTACCACTTATAGGCCTTACACTATCAGAACTTTGTGGTGTCCCACTAAATGAGGTGGACAAGAAAGGACGGGATCTTATCTTCTGAATGCAACTGTCATTCATCAACTTGGTGGCAGTCTCAgaattggattcaaattgaCCCATTTGATCAGCGGACAACCACAGACTGTTCTGAGATAGAGAAAAGCCCTTTTCAGAAGAAATCTGCTTGGTACTAGAAGAACTTGATGAAGAACTGATGGGTATAACCTCATTGCTGTTTGCTGCAAATTAATGAGTACAACCTAAGTTTGAGGGAAAAGTAAGGTTGCCAAGTATTACAGTGATACAAGGATTACCAAGTACCTTTAAAGTCGGTAACTAAAGCCAATTCAGATGTGTGACCAGTTCTGCTCCCATCGAACAAAGTACCTGACTTATCATCAGCAGAGGTGGATGAACTTCTACGTAGATAAAGATCTAGAAATCAAAGGCAATAATTCCAATGCAAACAGTATTAGTTCAAAACTGTAAATACAAGTGATTTTCAACTTATCAAAAGCAATCTCAAAATGGCTGAATAAAGATGGTAAGTGCTTTCTAAGTAGCAAggagataaaaaaagaaatatttacaTAAGTATTCTCTAGCACCACTAATTACCTGAGAGAATCTTGATGACACTTATAACAATTTCCGTAAAAGATGGTCGGTGCCCACTAGAAAATAACTTCCCTTTCATTCCAAGCAAATGACTCTATATTAAAGAAAgatttgagattaaacttttagTAACTGTGGCACTTTTTTGAGTTCTGAAAACAGAAGTGATAGGTACGAGGGGAGAAATTTACCTGATTATCTTTACTTAGGAAAGTAGCATTTTCCATAAtcttcaaacattttaaaagcAACACAAGGCTCTGCAGGTCCAGATTATGCTTTGCAGTCTgaataaaggtaaaaaaaataaatatttcggcatttagaaaatttattgataatctcCATTAAATAAGATTCCAAACAGAAATTATAAAGGAGATACACTACAGATCAATATGAGATGAATTGATAATCAAGTACACAAATTTCCCGAAATCAGAAATTAAAAGCCTTCCAACTAAATCGCATTGTGGTTGTAATTCTGGTGATAATTTCAATATGTATGAACAAGCAATTATGCTATGAGTTTACACACCAAACAAGAAAAAGGAATACAGGAGATTAACTTTGTTTAATTCAAGTCATTACTCttcaatcaaatataacaaaaacagaTAATGAGATTAAACAAACATACTGGCTCACACCTCCATAACAGAATAACAATTCATGATGATCTCAAAGACTGCGTCAAGTCCTCCCAATTCTCTCAGCTTTTCTTTGAAGTCGTCCCCAGTCTTCCTCACTGTACCAGTGGCATCTGAAAAATGCAAAGGCCAAAAGATAAACAAATGAACAATTATCAAAGGCTAAAACAGATATAAAAGAACCAGTATGTGATAGGCATACGATTCATATGTAAAAATAGAGTTGGATGCACAATATATGCACAAATACAGGTACATGTTTAGTGAAAATAATTCCTATGAAAATAAAAGGCctcaattaataatataacatgcACTCAATTCCTAGCATTCCAGAAACTTTTTTACCCTATATAATCAGCAGATAATAGATTAAAGAGAAGGTTGGAACAAATTAATGGAAGCTTTGGATGAGTTGAAACAAGCAAAGGATCAAGAATGCGACCTGCCTCAAACAATTTCTCAAAAAAGTAGACACTGTAAATAAACAGGACTTAAACTTACAAGCATGTTGTGCCAAACAAGCCAATGGAATGTGGTAAAGAACTAATAAAGAATAAGACGCAATGACACATCTACTATAGAAGAAGAcaggaaagaagaagagaaagataacTGTATGCAACAATGTAAATTCATGATTCAGTTGCTATTccacaaatttataaattatacaataagcACTTGACATAAGAatcctataattttaatttatatggaCAGCCTTAAGAATTCAGAGTTAGTCAATGATATACAATCTATCACTTGCAAGTGAAATATGTcaataaatgacaaatattaatACTAACAACTATCAGCACATATATAACAAAATGGATAATTTTCCACAATACCTTCAAAAGAAATCTTAGATAAGCAAGCCTTCTCTATTGTTAACAAAGCCATCCATTTTGAGCTTAACTCTGGCCTCCCTGTTCCATCATCAACTCCACAGCTTGATTTCATTTCCTTGCAACTGACAAGGATTTTTTGAACTTTGGAAAGGATAGCAGAAGCACTAGAATCTAAGGTTTCAGTCACATCTCGTATGATGTCAGCATCCTTACGTAATGCCAAAAGCTTAGAACCTATTTTTCGTGCTTTGTCTTCGGCAGCAGTAGAAATTACTGGCTTCAacaatttaattagaaaatgaaTGCAGCTGTGTGATTCCAAGAGGTGATCATCTTGACCCTGATAAAGTATATTTTAAAcagaatctttaaaaatttctcTAACAGGAGCTAAAAAGGTTTCCAGGAAAAGCAGGTCAAAAAACTCTTTAACAAACTGCAGAACAGTTTTGGGTTGATGAAAAGAGACCAAGAGAACAACTCAGTTGGACCAATAAGTTTTTCAGCCCCAAAACTAAGAACAATTTAATGCTTCTATCAATGAAATTATACTCCATTATCAATTACAAATCTCTGTACATATATAGGTTatcatgcaaaaaaaaaaggctCTATACTAGACTTTGAGCtgttcaaaaaatttaaatttatgttccCATAAGTTATATTGGGTTATGTGAAAGTTTTTATTCACATATTAAAACATCAATAGAAATTCTATGTATTTACATCATCTTCTTCAGCTTTGTCAAGACTGTTCAAATCATAAAGAACAACAATCAGTAAACAAAAAGAATTACAGCTTACATCACTAGTCAAAACGTAAAGTAGTGCGGCAGCAGCTAAATTGCTGAATGAGTCATCTAAGGTGAGACCCAAAATAGCATCAATTATAATCCTTGCCAAGCTGGAAACAAGTTGCAGGTGTTAATCAAAGCATCAGGAGGCAAAGCGCAGCAATTTTAATTTGCAGGTAGTGTTAAGAACATTTAGAAGAAAATAACATAAGAATAATAATCACTGATAACATTGCTGATACTATTAGATGTACAAAATAGTAGTtaacttcaattttatttgaaaacaagTTCAATGCTCACCGCCAAAAACCATCAAAAGTTATGAAAATCAAGTTGATTTTGATAACATCATGTCCCAAACTACTAATAAGTAACTTCTACACTTACATAGAAATTTGTAGTCTCTATGCAAGATCAAAATTCAAAAGtaatcaaagaaattaaaatggcACAAGAGTTGCACAAATTTTTGAATCCATATGTAAAGTACTACTTCCCAAAAGAACACatgtaaatttcaaaaagttatGTAACATTTCAACATATTATCCACAAAACTGACATCACAAACCTAAGACAGCAAAGAACCTTCATATTTCATAAATCCATCCATAAATTTCTGAGTCATAAACAACATTCCAAAATCTTCTCCAAACTAACATGACCCACATcccaaagttaaaaaatttcaaaaattttcccAAAAAGGAACTCCAATATCAAGCATTAAACTAAAACCCCATTTCATTCAACCCTAAAAAAATCTACAGCAAACTCAAATACCCagtattaaatttcaaaatctctCAAAATAAAAGCCCACAAACGATCAAAATACACGAAAAATTCGCATGCCgaacaaataattcaaattttctacACATCTACAGAAATCACgccaaaaaaaattagcaagATTCACATAAAACTCGAAGAACCAAACTTTCAATAAactttatgaaataaaaataatgtcatCTGAATTCCAGATAATTAACATACCCCTGAGTTCTTAGAAGCCTCCTTTGTTGGACGGTACCACAAATCGACAACAAAGATAACAAACTAGCCCTCCTGATTCTCATCTGAGACCCTTTCTTTAACCCATCAATAGCGAAGTTCACTTCATCAACGTGCTCCATCATCTCTCCAAACTCCTGCGCCTCCATCAGCGTCGAAGTTGCCGGAATCAACGGCCCGGAGCTccccttcttttgcttctttgaCCTCCTACCGAGGACGCCGTCTTCAGTATTGTTAAAAATAGGTCTTGTTGAAGTCGAAGgcaaattttgaattgaattattgttGTAGTCGGGCTCTTGGGAAGACCAAGGCGGAGACGAATCTTGAGAGGATGAGAATGGAAAACTATACAAATCTTGAGGGGTATCTTGGGAAATTGAAAAAGAGTCTCTAAACGGATCTTCCAAAACGACGTCGTCGTCGGTGTCTACCGTATCCGAATAGGTTCGCGTGATCCCCCTGTTCCGGCGTCCGTAAGTTCTAAGAATCATTTTCAAATCTTGGAGGCGGCGGCGGAAGCGGTGTCGTTTTGGCCTAGCTTGAAAAGGATTTCGAATTCGGCATTTAGCAGGCGAGGGTACTTTCGggaacagaaaaaaatataaacctgGGACTTGAATCGCGATTACCGagctgaagaagaaagaaagatagGTGAAAGAAGGAGCTTAGGTTTTCTGTTGGTTGGTTAAATCGTCGAGCTGATTTGAGaattcttttacatttttttttttaaatccatgAAATTcagtgtttttttctttttccttatttttttaatcttggtTTTAGCTTTGGCTGCTGGCATGGGATGGGATTAATGTAAGGTGAGGGGTAGTATAGTCATTAGAATCGGAGAATTGATTATCTCTaaaactagggctggattcgagccgagccagctcgagctcgggctcggctcggctcggttcgaacccgaaacgagccgggctctgctcggctcgatcgagctcgagctggctcggcttggCCGGgcagattttttttaaaatttttaaaaatttttttatacaaaacgacatcattttgatccatatatatacacaaaacgatgtcgttttgatatgaaaaatgagtagaactcgagccgagccgagtcagctcgagctgaactcgagccgCCCCTAAATAAAGCGAGCTGAGCCCGAGCTGGTTGCGAGCTGAGCTCGGTTTggctcgaatctaaccctatctAAAACAAATGTTAAAATGACTAAACTAGTATATGGGTAGGATTTAATTTGAGTcgaacttaaaaataattttggtttaaaccaacctaaaatgaatttgattaaacaAATTCGAGCTTTAATTTAAGAGTTACATATGTTCAAGCTCATACGTTTAAAGTATTTGATTCATTAAATTTGCTAGtgtaacaaattttaatattaatttaattaatatagctcaaaataatatcattttaattatttttttcttgagaCTCACCTATAAtatcaaatcgagtttaaaattcgaattaaattcaaatttgactttgtttgtataaacaaaactcattttttttattaaatgcgctaaatttatattctaaaatagaaaaatgggCATAACTTAAATGccgttaaaaattaaaatgttgatattttgttatattatattatacaaaaatgaGCCTGCCTTTTAAATATGTTTGATGTTTTTTATCtggttaaaattatttttatttgaatgagGGTTATTGATATCAAAACTtgcttcatttttaattttcttaaatatatcTTGTCTATTTAAATCCTTTTTAATAAGATTAATGTTTTATTGAAAtccccttttttttattattgtctatGAATTTCTTACtg harbors:
- the LOC123192560 gene encoding wings apart-like protein 1 encodes the protein MILRTYGRRNRGITRTYSDTVDTDDDVVLEDPFRDSFSISQDTPQDLYSFPFSSSQDSSPPWSSQEPDYNNNSIQNLPSTSTRPIFNNTEDGVLGRRSKKQKKGSSGPLIPATSTLMEAQEFGEMMEHVDEVNFAIDGLKKGSQMRIRRASLLSLLSICGTVQQRRLLRTQGLARIIIDAILGLTLDDSFSNLAAAALLYVLTSDGQDDHLLESHSCIHFLIKLLKPVISTAAEDKARKIGSKLLALRKDADIIRDVTETLDSSASAILSKVQKILVSCKEMKSSCGVDDGTGRPELSSKWMALLTIEKACLSKISFEDATGTVRKTGDDFKEKLRELGGLDAVFEIIMNCYSVMETAKHNLDLQSLVLLLKCLKIMENATFLSKDNQSHLLGMKGKLFSSGHRPSFTEIVISVIKILSDLYLRRSSSTSADDKSGTLFDGSRTGHTSELALVTDFKANSNEVIPISSSSSSSSTKQISSEKGFSLSQNSLWLSADQMGQFESNSETATKLMNDSCIQKIRSRPFLSTSFSGTPQSSDSVRPISGNGSRTKFGPAGKPNNRKDDKCGFYEDSEDPFAFDADEFEPTKWDLLSRKHKKPQTKKSGEMCRDLQDGCQYQMLMNQQESRNGENHQLQSSNGLNHQPLSNWGNNFSQESSCSHVDDIENSTLLADCLLTAVKALMNLTNDNPVGCKQIADCGGLETMSLLIASHFPSFSSSLSHFRTSYEFAHQDDRPMTDQELDFLVAILGLLVNLVEKDGLNRSRLAAARIPLPNSEGVEAESHGDVIPLLCSIFLANHGAGDAVGEGNAGDEAGDRDAMPWDAEEVVLQGEKEAEKMILEAYAALLLAFLSTESVDIRGAIAECLPNHNLAILVPVLERFVAFHLTLNMISEETHIAVSEVIESLRVA